Proteins encoded by one window of Epinephelus moara isolate mb chromosome 18, YSFRI_EMoa_1.0, whole genome shotgun sequence:
- the pglyrp6 gene encoding peptidoglycan recognition protein 6, with amino-acid sequence MDKGCWRQTLALVVVVLVSTNAEASFSRHMNDFIKAVKQVEAGHPASEPVAVLRRLRQAAGLNDAFIQHFLGNANSSGPEIGAHLSGYIKKAMHHRMTEDTKEEGVVLTPDGTTVALTPLLLGIEAGLLSKTAGRVRGLYQLTLAKDLSSSPLTQRLGPDGCWDSLTSPQVFTLLDSPSVLTTAQVNGGMDGVVLGMEVSDKSKRPLKLSSLLTEYYCHQLGSKGLDAAPRLISRRRRENFRGLVVPPLLTRKVVKSVELQRRLKGRSKMDVKEKKQLTAVVREGMKEFVHMYMDCPPMIPRCMWGAEPYRGTPTNLSLPLSFMYIHHTHTPSQPCLTFEQCSADMRSMQRFHQEDRGWDDIGYSFVAGSDGYIYEGRGWLWQGAHTLGHNSIGYGVSFIGDYVTRLPSQHSMGLVRDQLASCAVGGGRLVASFTLQGHRQVVNTSCPGDALYNEIRGWEHYGEVKKGRQSA; translated from the exons CCTCATTTTCCCGGCACATGAATGACTTCATCAAGGCGGTGAAGCAGGTGGAGGCTGGGCACCCTGCGTCAGAGCCAGTAGCTGTGTTAAGGAGGCTGCGGCAGGCAGCTGGCCTTAATGATGCATTCATCCAGCACTTCCTCGGTAACGCCAACTCTAGTGGTCCTGAAATTGGCGCTCACCTCTCAGGTTACATTAAGAAGGCCATGCATCACAGGATGACTGAAGACACTAAAGAGGAAGGTGTAGTTCTGACACCTGACGGCACCACTGTCGCCCTCACACCGCTCCTCCTGGGCATCGAGGCTGGTCTCCTCTCCAAGACGGCGGGGCGTGTGCGGGGCCTGTACCAGCTCACTCTGGCCAAAgacctgtccagctctcctctcaCCCAGCGTCTGGGACCTGACGGCTGCTGGGACAGCCTCACCTCTCCACAAGTCTTCACCCTCCTGGACAGCCCCTCTGTGCTCACCACTGCTCAGGTCAACGGAGGCATGGACGGCGTGGTTCTAGGCATGGAGGTGTCTGACAAATCTAAACGTCCTCTCAAGCTCAGCAGCCTGCTGACAGAGTACTACTGCCACCAGCTGGGCAGCAAAGGACTGGACGCAGCCCCACGCCTCATCAGCAGACGCCGCAGGGAGAACTTCAGAGGACtggttgtccctccattgttgACCAGAAAGGTGGTGAAGTCAGTAGAGCTGCAGCGGAGACTGAAGGGGCGCTCAAAGATGGACGTGAAGGAGAAGAAGCAGCTGACGGCTGTGGTCAGAGAGGGAATGAAAGAGTTCGTCCACATGTACATGG ATTGCCCACCCATGATCCCTCGCTGTATGTGGGGTGCAGAGCCGTACAGAGGAACCCCCACCAACctgtccctccctctgtccttcaTGTACATccaccacactcacacacccagcCAGCCCTGTCTGACCTTCGAGCAGTGCTCTGCAGACATGCGCTCCATGCAGCGCTTCCACCAGGAGGACAGAGGCTGGGACGACATAGGATACAG CTTTGTCGCAGGCTCTGACGGGTACATCTACGAGGGCCGAGGCTGGCTCTGGCAAGGAGCCCACACCCTCGGACACAACTCCATAGGCTACGGGGTTTCCTTCATCGGAGACTACGTCACCAGGCTCCCCTCCCAGCATTCCATGGGGCTGGTGAGAGATCAGCTGGCATCATGCGCTGTCGGTGGTGGCCGACTGGTTGCCAGCTTCACCCTGCAGGGACACAGACAGGTGGTGAACACTTCCTGTCCTGGAGACGCTCTCTATAATGAGATCAGAGGCTGGGAACACTACGGG GAGGTCAAGAAAGGAAGACAATCGGCTTAA